The Acipenser ruthenus unplaced genomic scaffold, fAciRut3.2 maternal haplotype, whole genome shotgun sequence genome window below encodes:
- the LOC117433833 gene encoding uncharacterized protein LOC117433833 encodes MEPEPEPGRGAPLALAQPESFVPGEVKPEEEGEEAEGLGEEWEWETTVIKQEEEPETELAESRLQGECGGGGAQEGDPWGTEGQQLFPNGAAGSGCEGGPALLAGSRKRKAAWTGKLPQEEGGREGNGYPLYPKMGGEIGEMGEMQEMGEMQEMGEMQEMGEMREMGEMREIGEMGEMRMMGELGAPLFAVPGDESCSQFQHPAAREEVPHGSSSGSGAEGPWEGSLISQQQRVGGGQVWAPPPPHPSTGSSPACSRASRHFSELEKRVLLGLIERHRSVLESRKGDAGTVLRKQRTWQQLGAEFNGHPCVFHRDAKQLRKCWENIKARAKKTARSSTQGRRAKAGAGGAEEGGGATAGAGGKQGSREPAPRGKGEPAEGKEGKAGSGVGEESWGGKGSRVSGSEQVPGAQTWRVEGRGGRGLGLGEERDWGLRTPGWSGAGGQRRARIGLGLGLGLRGGEPLGAGPESTDTPKPQRSVNGAPPLSLGSGASTQEPSSASQQRRGFREEVVDLCVEEWGVTEQKKRTPRPCSLPPPSSSSSSSPPALPTSTARPGETGNSRRETGTPPHLFTSPAPGAGRPEGARGKRKGLGRGLGPPGVAPPRREEQLQLSLVRLQIRQAVELHGVKRQQLRRAGELAEEEHRARMRVLRHKEQYWERKLQPLLSLPPPPPPPPAYPALSSQPLLSPPPLLPPPSFPYSSLSVSTQPGAGRLGRL; translated from the exons ATGGAGCCGGAGCCGGAGCCGGGGAGGGGGGCTCCGCTGGCCCTCGCCCAGCCGGAGAGCTTCGTTCCTGGGGAGGTGAAgccggaggaggagggggaggaggcgGAGGGGCTGGGCgaggagtgggagtgggagacCACTGTCATCAAACAGGAGGAAGAGCCGGAGACGGAGCTCGCTGAGTCCAGGCTCCAGGGGGAGTGCGGCGGAGGAGGGGCGCAGGAGGGTGACCCCTGGGGTACGGAGGGGCAGCAGCTGTTTCCGAACGGAGCTGCGGGGAGCGGCTGTGAGGGGGGGCCCGCGCTCCTCGCAGGGTCCCGGAAGCGCAAAGCAGCGTGGACTGGGAAGCTGCCCCAGGAGGAAGGAGGCAGGGAGGGGAACGGGTACCCCTTGTACCCCAAAATGGGAGGCGAGATCGGAGAGATGGGGGAGATGCAGGAGATGGGAGAGATGCAGGAGATGGGGGAGATGCAGGAGATGGGAGAGATGCGGGAGATGGGAGAGATGCGGGAGATCGGAGAGATGGGGGAGATGCGGATGATGGGGGAGTTGGGGGCCCCCCTCTTCGCGGTGCCAGGCGACGAAAGCTGCTCGCAGTTCCAGCACCCCGCGGCGAGAGAGGAGGTACCCCATGGGAGCAGCTCAGGGTCAGGCGCAG AAGGGCCGTGGGAGGGCAGCCTGATCTCCCAGCAGCagcgggtggggggggggcaggtctgggccccccctcccccccacccctccacgGGCTCCTCCCCCGCCTGCTCCAGGGCGTCCCGCCACTTCTCGGAGCTGGAGAAGAGGGTGCTGCTGGGGCTGATCGAGCGACACCGCTCGGTGCTGGAGAGCCGCAAGGGCGACGCGGGGACCGTCCTGCGCAAGCAGCGCACCTGGCAGCAGCTGGGAGCCGAGTTCAACGGGCACCCCTGCGTCTTCCACCGCGACGCCAAGCAGCTGCGCAAGTGCTGGGAGAACATCAAGGCCCGCGCCAAGAAGACCGCCCGCTCCTCCACCCAGGGGAGGAGAGCCAAGGCTGGGGCCGGGGGGGCGGAGGAGGGGGGCGGGGCGACGGCAGGAGCCGGGGGGAAGCAGGGGAGCAGGGAGCCGGCACCGAGGGGAAAGGGGGAGCCCGCGGAGGGGAAGGAAGGCAAGGCGGGGTCCGGGGTGGGGGAGGAAAGCTGGGGGGGAAAGGGGAGTAGGGTGTCGGGGAGCGAGCAGGTGCCAGGGGCGCAGACTTGGAGGGTGGAgggaagaggggggagagggttggggttgggggaggAGCGTGATTGGGGCTTGAGGACCCCTGGCTGGAGTGGGGCAGGGGGGCAGAGGAGGGCGAGGATCGGGCTcgggttgggattggggttaaGGGGAGGGGAACCTCTGGGAGCTGGGCCGGAGTCGACGGACACCCCGAAACCGCAGAGGAGCGTGAACGGGGCCCCCCCACTTTCTCTCGGCAGCGGAGCCTCAACGCAGGAGCCCAGCTCGGCCAGTCAGCAGCGACGCGGCTTCAGGGAAg aAGTGGTGGATCTCTGTGTGGAGGAATGGGGTGTCACAGAGCAGAAGAAAAGAACCCCCAGACCCTgcagcctcccccccccctcctcctcctcctcctcctctcccccggCACTCCCCACAAGCACGGCCAGACCGGGTGAGACGGGCAACAGCAGAAGAGAAACCGGGACCCCACCCCATCTCTTCACCAGCCCCGCCCCGGGCGCAGGGAGACCGGAGGGGGCCAGGGGCAAGAGGAAAGGCCTGGGCAGGGGCCTGGGCCCCCCCGGCGTGGCCCCCCCTCGCAGGGAGGAGCAGCTCCAGCTCTCCCTGGTCCGGCTGCAGATCCGACAGGCGGTGGAGCTCCACGGGGTGAAGAGGCAGCAGCTCCGGAGAGCGGGGGAGCTGGCGGAGGAGGAGCACCGGGCCAGGATGAGGGTGCTGAGACACAAGGAGCAGTACTGGGAGAGGAAGCTGCAGCCGCTGCTCTccctgccccctccccctccccctccacccgCCTACCCCGCTCTCTCCTCAcagcccctcctctcccctccgcccctcctcccccctccctccttcccttaCTCCTCCCTCTCCGTCTCCACACAGCCCGGAGCTGGGAGGCTAGGCAGACTCTAG
- the LOC117434046 gene encoding zinc finger protein 691-like isoform X1 encodes MESDSVKEQRMESDSVKEVCVSLKPEKEELLLLPDGVDRVIVMESPAPVSEVREVAQPSAISRPYLHENLQCYQCFITFCNSKAKERHMKKSHREEYKQQLQSGDTLFTCYVCERTFPSSQELTQHQGSHTKEDKPFKCASCEQSFRTFSEVTAHRRSVCREKPCVCPDCGHSCRTPALLRAHRQSHRGGEGEAEKTHRCGKCGALFESEVDLIVHQEKHAGQSRCNGNSAAGNANAGPRKKRGRPPKASRESDEEEEEEEEEEEGKNKGGGSKTPKRAKKQPAPIPAPEGEQNDSEGGGGDDDHADDNSEDASEPKSGRRGRPAKGKERKNPAPAPSACPECGKSFATAALLKTHQRLHRERKAHPCADCDESFGKPEQLSAHQQRAHSGERHTCAECGKSFSREGNLKAHQRTHSATAAAADSAPAR; translated from the exons ATGGAGTCTGACTCTGTGAAAGAGCAG AGGATGGAGTCTGATTCTGTGAAGGAGGTGTGTGTGAGTTTGAAGCCGGAGaaggaggagctgctgctgctgcctgacGGGGTGGACAGGGTGATTGTGATGGAGAGCCCCGCGCCGGTCAGCGAGGTCAGAGAGGTGGCGCAGCCGTCCGCCATCTCGCGGCCCT accTCCATGAGAACCTGCAGTGCTACCAGTGCTTCATCACCTTCTGCAACTCGAAGGCGAAGGAGCGGCACATGAAGAAGAGCCACCGCGAGGAGTACAAGCAGCAGCTGCAGAGCGGCGACACGCTGTTCACCTGCTACGTGTGCGAGCGGACCTTCCCCTCCTCCCAGGAGCTCACCCAGCACCAGGGCAGCCACACCAAGGAGGACAAGCCTTTCAAGTGCGCCTCCTGTGAGCAGAGCTTCCGCACCTTCTCCGAGGTCACGGCCCACCGCCGCTCCGTCTGCCGCGAGAAGCCCTGCGTCTGCCCCGACTGCGGCCACAGCTGCAGGACCCCGGCGCTGCTCCGGGCGCACCGGCAGAGCCAccgaggaggggagggagaggcgGAGAAGACCCACAGGTGCGGGAAGTGCGGGGCCCTGTTCGAAAGCGAGGTGGACTTGATCGTGCACCAGGAGAAGCACGCCGGGCAGAGCCGGTGTAACGGAAACAGCGCTGCGGGCAACGCCAACGCCGGCCCCAGGAAAAAGAGAGGCAGGCCGCCCAAGGCGAGCAGGGAGAGCgatgaggaggaagaagaagaggaggaggaggaggaggggaaaaaCAAGGGAGGAGGGAGCAAAACTCCCAAACGTGCCAAGAAGCAGCCGGCCCCCatccctgcccctgaaggagagcAGAATGACagtgaaggaggaggaggagatgatgATCATGCTGATGATAATTCCGAAGACGCCTCCGAGCCCAAGAGCGGTCGGAGGGGCCGGCCGGCCAAGGGCAAGGAGAGGAAGAATCCGGCTCCGGCCCCTTCTGCATGCCCGGAGTGCGGGAAGAGCTTCGCCACGGCGGCCCTGCTGAAGACGCACCAGCGGCTGCACCGGGAGAGGAAGGCTCACCCCTGCGCGGACTGCGACGAGAGCTTCGGCAAGCCCGAGCAGCTCAGcgcccaccagcagagggcgcaCTCCGGGGAGAGGCACACCTGCGCAGAGTGCGGCAAGAGCTTCAGCAGGGAAGGGAACCTGAAGGCTCACCAGAGGACCCACAGCGCCACCGCGGCGGCGGCAGACAGCGCCCCCGCCAGATAA
- the LOC117434046 gene encoding zinc finger protein 135-like isoform X2 yields MESDSVKEVCVSLKPEKEELLLLPDGVDRVIVMESPAPVSEVREVAQPSAISRPYLHENLQCYQCFITFCNSKAKERHMKKSHREEYKQQLQSGDTLFTCYVCERTFPSSQELTQHQGSHTKEDKPFKCASCEQSFRTFSEVTAHRRSVCREKPCVCPDCGHSCRTPALLRAHRQSHRGGEGEAEKTHRCGKCGALFESEVDLIVHQEKHAGQSRCNGNSAAGNANAGPRKKRGRPPKASRESDEEEEEEEEEEEGKNKGGGSKTPKRAKKQPAPIPAPEGEQNDSEGGGGDDDHADDNSEDASEPKSGRRGRPAKGKERKNPAPAPSACPECGKSFATAALLKTHQRLHRERKAHPCADCDESFGKPEQLSAHQQRAHSGERHTCAECGKSFSREGNLKAHQRTHSATAAAADSAPAR; encoded by the exons ATGGAGTCTGATTCTGTGAAGGAGGTGTGTGTGAGTTTGAAGCCGGAGaaggaggagctgctgctgctgcctgacGGGGTGGACAGGGTGATTGTGATGGAGAGCCCCGCGCCGGTCAGCGAGGTCAGAGAGGTGGCGCAGCCGTCCGCCATCTCGCGGCCCT accTCCATGAGAACCTGCAGTGCTACCAGTGCTTCATCACCTTCTGCAACTCGAAGGCGAAGGAGCGGCACATGAAGAAGAGCCACCGCGAGGAGTACAAGCAGCAGCTGCAGAGCGGCGACACGCTGTTCACCTGCTACGTGTGCGAGCGGACCTTCCCCTCCTCCCAGGAGCTCACCCAGCACCAGGGCAGCCACACCAAGGAGGACAAGCCTTTCAAGTGCGCCTCCTGTGAGCAGAGCTTCCGCACCTTCTCCGAGGTCACGGCCCACCGCCGCTCCGTCTGCCGCGAGAAGCCCTGCGTCTGCCCCGACTGCGGCCACAGCTGCAGGACCCCGGCGCTGCTCCGGGCGCACCGGCAGAGCCAccgaggaggggagggagaggcgGAGAAGACCCACAGGTGCGGGAAGTGCGGGGCCCTGTTCGAAAGCGAGGTGGACTTGATCGTGCACCAGGAGAAGCACGCCGGGCAGAGCCGGTGTAACGGAAACAGCGCTGCGGGCAACGCCAACGCCGGCCCCAGGAAAAAGAGAGGCAGGCCGCCCAAGGCGAGCAGGGAGAGCgatgaggaggaagaagaagaggaggaggaggaggaggggaaaaaCAAGGGAGGAGGGAGCAAAACTCCCAAACGTGCCAAGAAGCAGCCGGCCCCCatccctgcccctgaaggagagcAGAATGACagtgaaggaggaggaggagatgatgATCATGCTGATGATAATTCCGAAGACGCCTCCGAGCCCAAGAGCGGTCGGAGGGGCCGGCCGGCCAAGGGCAAGGAGAGGAAGAATCCGGCTCCGGCCCCTTCTGCATGCCCGGAGTGCGGGAAGAGCTTCGCCACGGCGGCCCTGCTGAAGACGCACCAGCGGCTGCACCGGGAGAGGAAGGCTCACCCCTGCGCGGACTGCGACGAGAGCTTCGGCAAGCCCGAGCAGCTCAGcgcccaccagcagagggcgcaCTCCGGGGAGAGGCACACCTGCGCAGAGTGCGGCAAGAGCTTCAGCAGGGAAGGGAACCTGAAGGCTCACCAGAGGACCCACAGCGCCACCGCGGCGGCGGCAGACAGCGCCCCCGCCAGATAA